The stretch of DNA GTTGTTTCTTCAGTCTACGCACTGAACTGAGCTTGGATTGTTTTTCCTGATCAAGGCAATTCTATTGTTCTATAACAAAAAGAAAGCCTTTTAGTTCCAAGCAAATGAGAGTAGGGAACTCTAACATTCCAAATAGTAAAAATGTCTTCAGTTCTATACCACAGAACTGTTTATCTGGACATAGAGAGCAAATTTACCTGCTTTGAAGGTTGAAGCGTGCGATTCTTTAAGCTCCTTGGTCCACCTGGACTCCTGGAGTCACAATGCTTGGAGTTGGAGTTCACAGGCAACTGACATCACATCTGTCTCTTCTTCACATGGGTGGCTAGGTGGCTTGATTCCTTCCCCCGCTCTGATCCAATCATGGATCACGACTCATGAGTCATGACTAACTGCCACACCAATCCAATTGCGTTACTGTTACCACTGCGATCTTCAATCCAATATCTCAGTGCAACAAGAACACATGTTATACAACTTTTCAATAGCTTCATGCATCCAATTCCAAAATTTATGCATGCATAATGCAAATTCAATAATCTGTAAACTGGATCAAGTATGATAAAGAAatcaaatttaagttttgagACTTCTGTGTTGCAAAAATTTCCATAACCTTTTCATGGTAGAACTATGGCTTATATTGCCTAAGGGCATAAAGTGCATGAATAAGGGCAAACCCAAGCAGTGAATTTTTGGTACTTACATCTCTTTGAAGCTATATTATACCCATGTGGAACTGGTCCAATGTGAACAAACATATGTTAAGAATCATTAAAGAGCATCCGTTCTTGACCAACACATTTTGCAATGTACGATAATCAAGGAATGGCATGACCAAGAAGCACCACACTGCTCTGCCCTACTATCTTCTTGATTCCAGCCTCCTGCATCACCTCTCCCATTCTCACACCAGCCTGCCAATTACCATCTTCTAAAAAAACATTCCTAACAGTGACATATCGACCTGATTGCTGGGGGCCAAGGGCCATCAGTTTCTGCCCAACCTCCACTGCAAGCTCCACATTTCCATAGAGCCTGCAAGCCCCAAGAAGAGCACCCCACACAGAAGCATCAGGCGCGAAGGGCATCCTCTCTATAACTTGAATGGCATCCATAAAACGGCCAGCACGACCTAATAAGTCCACAACACATCCATAATGGACCATTAGTGGTGTCACCTTGTATTCGGCGACCATGGCCTCAAACCAGTATAACCCAATCTCCACCGATCCTGCACGAGCACAAGCCATCAGCAGAGCAACAAAGGTTATCTGATTTGGCAAGAACCCTTCAGCCCTCATCATGTCAAACTTAACCAGCGCTTCAGCCTCCTTCCCATGATTAGCCAATGCCGACAGCAGCGCGTTCCATGTGCAAACCTCCTTCTTGCAGACGAACTCAAAAGCACTTGTACACCCACCAAGCCTCCCATGCTTCCCGTACATGTCAACCAGAGCTGTCCCGAGAAATGCAGTGGGCTCAACCTCATGGCGGACCACGTACGCATGGACAGCCATCCCCGACATAAGCCCCTCAGCACCATCAAGGTTGGCACAGGCTGAGAGCACGCTGACCAACGTGGCCTCCTCGAGCCTTCGTCCCATGTTATCCAGCAAAAATCCCCTGAACACCTCGAGAGCGCACCGGTGCCGGCCACCGCGCGACAGCCCAGACACGAATGTCGTCCATGACACGGCGTCCCTAGCCGGCATCTGCTCGAAGAAGGTCCCCGCCGCTTCGAGGTCCCCGGCAAGGCACAGAGCATCGAGCAGGGCGTTGCAGGCGGCCAGGTCCGGGCTCCCCTCCATCTCGTCGAACACCTTGCGCGCGTCGCGCGCCGGGTGGCCCGTCCGGCCGTAGGCGCTGACGAGCGAGCAGGCGACGAAGCGGTCGCTCgcgaggccgcggcggaggcaCTGCGCGTGGAGcgcccccgcggcggcggcagagcccgaggcagcggcggactTGAGGAGGGAGGGGAAGGAGTGGCGGTTGGGGCGCGCGCCGTGGGTGAGCATGGCGGAGAAGAGGCGCAGTGGGGCCGACGGGGGAGAGGCGGCGGAGAGGCGGAGGTGCGCGTGGGCGAGGCAGTTGTAGGGGAAGGCGGTGACGATGGCGGGGGAGCATTTGGGATCGGGGAGCAGCGCGCCGGAGGTGAGGACGAGCGTGTGCAGCTGCAGGAGGCGGCGCGGGAAGGGGAAGTACTCCTGGAGGAGGCGCTCGAGGACGGCGTACGAGTACGGGGAGGCGCACCGCATCGACGCTCCCAgaaacctcgccgccgccgccgccgtgagtGCAAGCGCGCGGCTCCGCTCCGCCGTGGCCGCGAACTGCGCCGCCCATCAGAGAAACATTTCTGCGGGCCGAACTGGTCTCGGCCCACACTACGTGGCCCACCACGTTGCGCGCGAAGCAGCACGACTGACTCCGGGCTTCCGGCAGGGCCGCAATGCTATTGGCCCAGACACCTTTTTATGTGGGCTTGAAGTGGAATGGGTCAAGACGATGGGCCCGCAAAACAGCGCCAGGCGTCCTCATTTTTTCTATTGCATTATAGATGGAACACCAGGTTTACATCCACAGACATACAGGTTAGAAACGAAGATAAAGGCAAGTCACCTTATTCAGGTAAATTCTAGTTCATTACTGGAAAGAAAGATGAAGGGAATTAACTATTGTTTTCATTGCAACATGAAATGTACAGCACATACTGAAGGCAATTAGGCAAGATGTGTTGCTGCACAAAAGATTAGTAGTGATTGGCATGAACAACGTCGCTGTTTCTGCAGTAGTCTAGCTGGATGCAGTTCATCGCTATGCCGAGGCATGGCTGACAGTTTGATGGAAGGAGCTCACCTGCAGCTAGTCAGTGTGTCTGCTTGTACTTATTGTCGTTGCCGCCAAAGTTGTATTGCAAACTGTTGCTGTTTTTCTCAGTAAATTGTGCAGGCCTCCAGACTCAATTTGGTCGATCCATTATccaaatatatatccaatgCAGCCCCAAGAGTTCCTGACTTCACAGTTGCACAGCTAATAGTTGACAAATGAATTGAGACCGAAAGGGTGACCCATCTCCCAATCAGCACCATGGAAGTGTCGATTGTATTCAGTTGCATCCTTTGTATGCAACGGAGGACAATTATCTATGCTAGCGATGAGAACTGCATGAAGACGGCAGATAGATTAGTCAAACAAAAACTGCAACCGATTTAAGCCTCGGCTTTACACTAGTCCACAGTAGGAAAATTATCAATATTAACTATCTATATCCTTTGAATTTCTAGCCACATAAACTGCCTCATCACGCTAACTCCATTATCGCTCTCATCTAGTTTCTTATTGCAGAGGACTATTTCAAACCATGCTGACCTTTTgcattttatatttttcaggcaCAACTCATAGAATGGGCAGTAAACAAGTAGTGCCACTTCGACTACCATATGACTAAGTCTCAAACTTCAGGTTTTTAACAGCGACAGGTTACAAAGGAGCTTTTTTCTTTATGGATAAGGTTTACAAAGGAGCTGACCTTTCACAGTTTCCTATAAGCTTCTTAAGTCAATCATGTAAATGAACCTACTAGTCAGCTTTTGATCCCTATTCTACATCTTGTATGTTGTTTAATAACTTCACCTTTGAGGTTTGAACTATAAAGCAGTATGTAATCCAGGTCAAAGTCTTAGGATTAATGCTGATTTCACCTACAATAGTTTAATTCACATTTGTGGAAATCATCTGTACAATAACAGATGTTTATCAACTGCATAGTGCAATGCACAATTCTTAAGATGGCATATTCTTTAGAAAAGCAGCATTGATTTCATCCAACTTTTCAGTCTAAAACTTTTTCCCTGTGATCCAGACATCCAGTATAATATTGACTAGTTCACATGTTAGAGAGCTCAAAATTTTCTTCATACATTCATCAAATAAATGTCCTCTCAAGTACCAACACACCATTTTTGTGGATGCACATTTTGAATTGTACCAATTTTGTGAGCTGTTTCCTTTTAGAACAACTAGGTTCATTAAAACAGATTAAGAAACATACCTTCTCACAAATATATATAGATAAATCATATACAAGGTACACAGATCACCTGTACCCAACTTGATCGAGTTATCCTTTTCCTGCACCTACAGATTTAGCATATGAGTGGAGTGCAGTACCTTAGGGAGAACTTACTAACTTAGCAGTTAGCACAACATAAGGCAAATAGATGGTTAATATCGTTATACCACACtagttcattccagacttcAGAAGGATGGCAGTGCGTTAACAGTTAACCCAAAGGAAACATGCCATATATGCAATAAAAATCATCTTAACATTTCTGTAGGAATGTCTACCTTGTGAGACATTCTTCTAATGCTTCGTCAAAGCTATGGTCATCAATCATCACAGTTATCACAACACAGCATCCCACGCCGCCTCGAAGGAAGCCCCTGCCTCGGCCAGGATGGCGAGGAATGTTTCAAATGTCACCGATCCCTCAGGCAATCAGGCATGCACATGCGCTCATAGTTTTCACCTTTTAGGTAGTCAGATACAGGCATACAGCTCGAGACAATGGGCAATAAAACCAGAACTGCTAGGCACATGGATAAACCTCAAATCTGGTTGTGACTTCTCCAGGTTTTAGACAAAATTATGACAGGTTACTGACAACAGCCGCTCTTGTAATTTCAGAGAAGCTCCTCAACCCAAACGTTCACATCAACAAGTCAGCTTTTGATCACGTTCTACTCCTGGAGCTcctcttgtgatgcttttcaaCTTTGAATAGCCAAGCAATATAAAACGCATGCCAAAAGCCTGCTGATCTCAGATGCACCGGAAAAACAATTCAATGCATCAGCATCAGCATCAGCAGAAACAGCATTTAACATCTAAAAAGAAACTATGAGCTAGTATAATTTCTTCCTATAAACCCATGATGCAGCAGTCTAGTGCGTGCATAAACCAATAGATCATGAAAAATGAGAGCACAAGCTTAGCTAGCTAGTTAGAAAGACAGTGCTAAAGCAATTGGCCACCATACCTCCCAACCATGAAAGAAGCCTTACTCCTTCTGGTGCTCACCATCGTCTCAGTGACAGCAATGTCTGCCACCTCTTCCGGGCTTTCCATAGCGCTGCCAGGGTGCCCTGATAAGTGTGGCAATGTGTCCATCCCTTACCCCTTTGGGATCGGAGATCGCTGTGCAGCTACGGGCCTGAACCGCTACTTCGCTGTGATCTGCAACGACACGTTACAGCCACCAAGGCCTATGGTTGGTGACCCTTCGGCTGCTGGTGAGGTCATCGACATCTCCCTGGAGCGCCATGAGATGCACCTTTACGGCCCTGTCAGCTACAACTGCTTCACATCAAACACCACCATGTCAGACAACTATACTGCAGGGTTCGGCATGGAGGGCACGCCGTTCATCCCCTCCACCACTCGCAACCGCTTCACGGTCATTGGCTGCAACACTTTGGGAATCATCGGTGGTTACATCCACAGCAACCCTGACTTGTATGTGGCTGGCTGCTACTCCTACTGCCAAGGCATCAATAGCACATCTGACGGTGCGTTGTGCACCGGCATGGGATGCTGTGAGACCACCATCTCCACCAACCTCACCGACTTTTCAGCGCTATTTGTGATCAATCAGAGCAGTGTGTGGAACTTCAACCCATGCTTCTACGCGATGCTTGTTGAGGTTGGGTGGTACAGCTTCAGGAAGCAGGACCTTGTTGGTCACCTTGGGTTCATCAACCAAAGAGCCAAAAGAGGTGTTCCTGTCGTCAGTGACTGGGCCATTAGAAATGGCTCCTGTCCGAAAGATGGAGCAAAGGCGCCTAAAGACTATGCTTGTGTCAGTTCAAACAGCTATTGTGTGAGTGCAAGCAATGGGCCAGGGTACCTGTGCAACTGCTCTCATGGTTATGAGGGCAATCCTTATCTACCCAAAGGCTGCCAAGGTAAAATATTTGCCCAAGTGAACTAAATAAGCAACTGAGAAGTAATTTTAGCCAATAAATAATTATAGCCAACTTCTTTGTTGCAAGCCCATTCCGGATTATTTTCTTTCTTACCTGTCTAAATCTTCTTTAGGATGCTGAATTTACTGAAAGAGACAATGTTTTGACTTTTTCCAACCTAACGCGCGCTAATCTGTTAACTCTCCCAGACAAAGATGAATGCAAACTGCGTAAGCAGGACCCAAAGTATAAAGAATTGTATCCATGCAAAAATGGGGTTTGCCGCAACACACCAGGAAGCTATATATGCAAATGCAGAATAGGTATGAGATCAGATGGCACCGATTATGGATGCCAACCTGTACTTAGCCGAGCTGAAAGAGTGGTAATAGGTAAGGTTCATGACTGAGTATACATAAATCCATCTAAGTTGACTTTCCAGGTTTTGATGTGTTTGTATTTTCTTGATACCATTGTGCAGGACTGAGTGTTTCTGCTGTTGTTGTGATGTCTTTGACATGCTTATTAGTGATGAAATTACAACGCAGAAAGCACAGGAAGGAGAAGGACGAGTACTTCAAACAAAATGGAGGTCTGAAGTTATATGACGAGATGAGATCCAGGCAGGTTGACACCATACTTATACTTGCAGAGAAAGAGATAAAGAAAGCCACAGAAAACTACAGGGATGATCGGGTCCTTGGATGTGGTGGTCATGGAATGGTCTATAGAGGAACTTTAGATGATGGCAAAGAAGTTGCCATAAAGAAGTCCAAAGTAGTAGATGATGACTGCAGAGAAGAATTTGTAAACGAGATAATAATATTGTCACAAATTAACCATAGGAACATAGTGAGGTTACTGGGATGCTGCTTGGAGGTAGATGTGCCGATGTTGGTGTATGAGTTCATTTCCAATGGTACCCTCTTTGAGTTCCTTCATGGCAACGATCGCAGATCACCAATCCCTTTGGACTTAAGATTGAAGATTGCTACACAATCAGCAGAAGCTCTTGCCTACATTCATTCATCAACTTCTCGCACAATTCTGCATGGGGATGTCAAATCCCTCAATATACTCTTGGACCATGGATACAATGCAAAAGTATCAGATTTCGGAGCATCGACACTGAAGTCCATGGAAAAAAATGATTTCATTATGTTTATCCAAGGAACTTTAGGCTATCTTGACCCTGAGACTTTTGTCAGTCATCAGCTAACAGAGAAAAGTGATGTCTACAGCTTTGGGGTTGTTCTTTTAGAGCTATTTACAAGGAAAAGAGCTATATACATTGATAACCTTAATGAAAAGAAATCACTTTCTCATACTTTCATATTAATATTCCAACAGAATAAGCTCCGGGATATGTTGGACTGTGAAATAATAGATGAGCAAATTATGGTAGTACTTGAGAAAATAGCTGAACTTGCCATGCATTGTTTGAACCCACGAGGAGATGAGAGGCCAACAATGAAGGAAATTGCAGAACGGCTACAAGTGCTGAGGAGACTTCAGATGCAGCTAACCACAAAAACAAACCCCATCAGAGCAGGTTACTCTTACGGAACACCATCGACACCTGTTGCTTCAGACGAAGTGAGATATCAGGTCATGGAGACAGCCAAATTGTTTTTAGATGCAGATCTTGCAAGATAAGACGTGCAAGATTGCCTCTCTTTCTTATGTAACATGTTTATATTGATTTGTAATTATTAGGATGTTTTTGTAAGTCCTGACTATGCCATGGTATGTGTATATAAATGTAGTTGCACATGAAAATCATCATCTATCTATTGCAAAGTGGAGTTTGCAATCCAAGATAAATTCTGTTAGATCCTCCATAAAAGTAGCATCAATTTCGTCTGCTGTTTCAATTAAACCTTTGTTTGGACTCAATATTGACTAGTTCACTTGTTAAAAGAGCTCAACGTTTTCTTTACACATTCATAAAAAATACTCTTAAAAACCTGCATGTCTGACATATGGGATTAAGATAGATTTAGATTTTAGGACATGCAATAAATGAGTAAATGAGTAGATTAAGATAGATAGATTAAGATTCCTTTTATCGTTGTCACTCTGTCAGCTATGGATGCATGCAAATGGGTTACCAGGATAGATGGCCATTATGAATGCAGCAGGCGATTTAAATTCTTTTTAAGTAGGATATTTGGCTAATAGGTTTTTAATGGCATAGTCATACAACGAGACTTGTGTGCACATGCGGCTTTGTTTGTTTCGGTTTTTTCCTAGAGAAGCTGAAATCTATTTGGAGCTAACCACAGTTGAATACTTGCAGTCCGTACAGATATCCAGAAGTCCTACTTTACGTCCAAAAAAGGAATTGAACCAAAACCTATTTTGCAGAAAAATGCTAAGCTAAAGAACACAGACAAAGATAAAGCAGATGGGTGTTCTTTAATCGTATTGGTTTTATGAGCTGTTGGCATTGTAACTTTAAGACCACTAAGGTTCAACAAAACGAATTGAGAAACATACCTCATCACAATATACACAGATCCACCCGATTAGCAGATCATCAGGACTTAACTTCGAGCTATCCATTCTTGAACATACAGATTACAGCACTTGAGTAGAAGACTTCAGGACAGCTGCAGAAGGCAAGTATATGGTGTCTGGTGAGTATCCTTATAACTAGTTCATGTCAGGCTACCCAAGCATGGAAGAGTGCAATATTCCACAATAAAACATGCCGTCTGCATAACAAAATCATCTAAAATTTACTGCAAGATGACCTACCTACCTTCTGAACGCTTCTTCTAATGTTCATTTGTCCATACCGAGTCGTCACATCAGTTTATCACCACACCGGCGCCGTTCCTCAGCACCATCCGCTTCGACTCCCCGGCCAGTGGGCCAGGTCACGGTGAGGCATAGCGCGTCGAGCAGCGCGTTGCCGGATGCCAGGTATGGGCTAGCGATTTCCTCGAACACCATCCGCGCGAGGCGGTCAGCCGATGAGGAAGCAGGCGCCAGAGCGGTCAGAAACGAAGCTGTGCGCATGGAGCGTTCTCATGGCGGTTGCCCTGGAGCTGGATTTCAGGAGGGAAGGGGAAAGACTGGTAATGCCGCCGACGAACACGGCGGAGGAACGGTGGGGAGGAAGTGGGGCGCGCATGTGGGCATGGGCAGGCAGTTGAATGGGAAGGCGGCAGCGGAGGCCGGAGGCGGAGGAGAGGAGCAAGCTTAAGGTTGGCGCTCGTGGGGTGGCGACCAGCTGTACGAGTACGGGGTAGCGTGCACGCGTGCATTGCTCACTGAAGCTTCGCCGCCGAGGCCTCCTGCCGCCAGCCAAGTCAACGCCTCTGGGGTGCCGGTCTAGACCGAGTTCCGTAACACTTCCTACTTCAGCTGCTCCTCCAGTAATTCTGGCACTTCATCTGATAGTCTGATTGATACGCCTGAGTCAGAAACATGGCTGCCAGATTGTGTGCTCCTGCAACCGTCAGTTCTTTCTTCTTGTCATGACAGTCGACTCGCCCACTTGTAGCTGGTTAACCTGACTGCACATATATCCTTTGTTGTTCAACACTGTACTGCAAACTAGTTGAGTAAATTTTGGGCATACCTCCAGAGACCAGCCTCGCACTTTTTCAACCAAAGAGTTATATGTTTGGACATCTGTAAGTGTACCTGAATTTTCCTTTGGTG from Panicum hallii strain FIL2 chromosome 3, PHallii_v3.1, whole genome shotgun sequence encodes:
- the LOC112885702 gene encoding wall-associated receptor kinase 1-like; the protein is MKEALLLLVLTIVSVTAMSATSSGLSIALPGCPDKCGNVSIPYPFGIGDRCAATGLNRYFAVICNDTLQPPRPMVGDPSAAGEVIDISLERHEMHLYGPVSYNCFTSNTTMSDNYTAGFGMEGTPFIPSTTRNRFTVIGCNTLGIIGGYIHSNPDLYVAGCYSYCQGINSTSDGALCTGMGCCETTISTNLTDFSALFVINQSSVWNFNPCFYAMLVEVGWYSFRKQDLVGHLGFINQRAKRGVPVVSDWAIRNGSCPKDGAKAPKDYACVSSNSYCVSASNGPGYLCNCSHGYEGNPYLPKGCQDKDECKLRKQDPKYKELYPCKNGVCRNTPGSYICKCRIGMRSDGTDYGCQPVLSRAERVVIGLSVSAVVVMSLTCLLVMKLQRRKHRKEKDEYFKQNGGLKLYDEMRSRQVDTILILAEKEIKKATENYRDDRVLGCGGHGMVYRGTLDDGKEVAIKKSKVVDDDCREEFVNEIIILSQINHRNIVRLLGCCLEVDVPMLVYEFISNGTLFEFLHGNDRRSPIPLDLRLKIATQSAEALAYIHSSTSRTILHGDVKSLNILLDHGYNAKVSDFGASTLKSMEKNDFIMFIQGTLGYLDPETFVSHQLTEKSDVYSFGVVLLELFTRKRAIYIDNLNEKKSLSHTFILIFQQNKLRDMLDCEIIDEQIMVVLEKIAELAMHCLNPRGDERPTMKEIAERLQVLRRLQMQLTTKTNPIRAGYSYGTPSTPVASDEVRYQVMETAKLFLDADLAR
- the LOC112885701 gene encoding putative pentatricopeptide repeat-containing protein At1g10330, which gives rise to MRCASPYSYAVLERLLQEYFPFPRRLLQLHTLVLTSGALLPDPKCSPAIVTAFPYNCLAHAHLRLSAASPPSAPLRLFSAMLTHGARPNRHSFPSLLKSAAASGSAAAAGALHAQCLRRGLASDRFVACSLVSAYGRTGHPARDARKVFDEMEGSPDLAACNALLDALCLAGDLEAAGTFFEQMPARDAVSWTTFVSGLSRGGRHRCALEVFRGFLLDNMGRRLEEATLVSVLSACANLDGAEGLMSGMAVHAYVVRHEVEPTAFLGTALVDMYGKHGRLGGCTSAFEFVCKKEVCTWNALLSALANHGKEAEALVKFDMMRAEGFLPNQITFVALLMACARAGSVEIGLYWFEAMVAEYKVTPLMVHYGCVVDLLGRAGRFMDAIQVIERMPFAPDASVWGALLGACRLYGNVELAVEVGQKLMALGPQQSGRYVTVRNVFLEDGNWQAGVRMGEVMQEAGIKKIVGQSSVVLLGHAIP